In a genomic window of Bradyrhizobium ontarionense:
- a CDS encoding flavin-containing monooxygenase → MSPEHVDVLIVGAGLSGIAAAYHLQHKCPGRRFVILEGRAAIGGTWDLFRYPGIRSDSDMYTLGYSFKPWTDPKAIADGSQILKYVRDTATENGIDRQIRFDHRVLRASWSSADARWTVEAERRTEQGTIETVLLTCGFLFMCSGYYRYEAGYLPEFKGMADFKGRVVHPQAWPEDLDYAGKRVVVIGSGATAVTLVPAMAKTAAHVTMLQRSPTYVVSRPAQDALANKLRRHLPASLAYHLIRWRNVLFGMYFFQLSRRKPQRVKQLILGGVRAALGPDYDVATHFTPRYNPWDQRLCLVPDGDLFKTIREQRASVVTAGIDGFTERGLRLSDGRELEADIVVTATGLVLQVLGGIEVTVDGRTVDFAKTLNYKGMMYSDVPNLAATLGYTNASWTLKCDLTCEYVCRLLNYMDRHGYRQCVPHNDDSTVAPLPSLSFSSGYVQRAVADLPKQGSKRPWRLYQNYALDIVSLRFGKLDDGVMRYS, encoded by the coding sequence ATGTCCCCAGAGCATGTCGACGTGCTGATCGTCGGCGCCGGGCTGTCCGGCATCGCCGCCGCCTATCATCTGCAGCACAAATGCCCGGGCAGGCGCTTCGTGATCCTGGAGGGACGCGCGGCGATCGGCGGCACCTGGGACCTGTTCCGCTACCCCGGCATCCGCTCCGACAGCGACATGTACACGCTCGGCTATTCGTTCAAGCCGTGGACCGATCCGAAGGCGATCGCTGACGGATCGCAGATCCTGAAATACGTCCGGGACACCGCGACCGAGAACGGCATCGATCGCCAAATCCGCTTCGACCATCGCGTCCTCCGCGCGTCCTGGTCGAGCGCGGACGCGCGCTGGACCGTCGAGGCCGAGCGCCGGACGGAGCAGGGCACGATCGAGACCGTGCTGTTGACCTGCGGCTTCCTGTTCATGTGCTCCGGCTACTACCGGTACGAGGCGGGCTATCTGCCGGAATTCAAGGGCATGGCCGATTTCAAGGGCCGCGTCGTGCACCCGCAGGCTTGGCCAGAGGATCTCGATTATGCCGGCAAGCGCGTCGTGGTGATCGGCTCCGGCGCCACCGCGGTGACCTTGGTGCCGGCGATGGCCAAGACCGCGGCGCATGTGACGATGCTGCAGCGCTCGCCGACCTATGTGGTGTCGCGCCCGGCGCAGGACGCGCTCGCCAACAAACTGCGCCGCCATCTGCCCGCAAGCCTCGCCTATCATCTGATCCGCTGGCGCAACGTGCTGTTCGGGATGTATTTCTTCCAGCTCAGCCGGCGCAAGCCGCAGCGGGTCAAGCAGCTGATCCTGGGCGGCGTGCGCGCCGCGCTCGGGCCCGACTACGACGTCGCCACCCATTTCACGCCGCGTTACAACCCGTGGGATCAGCGGCTGTGCCTGGTGCCGGACGGCGATTTATTCAAGACCATCCGCGAGCAGCGGGCCTCGGTGGTGACCGCCGGAATCGATGGGTTTACCGAGCGCGGCCTGCGACTCTCCGATGGACGTGAGCTCGAAGCTGATATCGTGGTCACCGCGACTGGTCTCGTGCTGCAGGTGCTGGGCGGCATCGAGGTCACGGTCGACGGCCGCACGGTCGATTTCGCGAAGACGCTCAACTACAAAGGCATGATGTATTCCGACGTGCCCAACCTGGCGGCGACGCTCGGCTACACCAACGCGTCGTGGACGCTGAAATGCGATCTCACCTGCGAATATGTCTGCCGGCTGCTCAACTACATGGACCGCCACGGCTATCGCCAATGCGTGCCGCATAACGACGATTCCACCGTCGCGCCGCTGCCGTCGCTGAGCTTCAGCTCCGGCTATGTGCAGCGCGCGGTCGCCGACCTGCCGAAACAGGGCTCGAAGCGGCCATGGCGGCTGTACCAGAACTACGCCCTCGACATCGTCTCGCTGCGCTTCGGCAAGCTCGACGACGGCGTGATGCGCTATTCGTGA
- a CDS encoding MarR family winged helix-turn-helix transcriptional regulator encodes MPGHLARRFQQIAVAVFLAEMDAAGFDLTPVQYAALAAIAANPAIDQITLAGLIAYDRTTITGVIDRLAQKGLVVRRASTRDRRSRELLITDDGRRTLAAITPAVEAAQRLMVRGLTAAEASELTRLLQKAIAAGNDLSRAPLRDGAATER; translated from the coding sequence ATGCCGGGGCACCTGGCACGCCGGTTTCAGCAGATCGCGGTGGCGGTGTTCCTGGCCGAGATGGACGCGGCCGGCTTCGACCTGACCCCGGTGCAATATGCGGCGCTGGCGGCCATCGCGGCCAATCCGGCGATCGACCAGATCACCCTGGCCGGCCTTATCGCCTATGACCGCACCACCATCACCGGGGTGATCGACAGGCTCGCGCAGAAGGGTCTCGTGGTGCGCCGGGCGAGCACGCGCGACCGCCGTTCACGCGAACTGCTGATCACCGACGACGGCCGGCGGACCTTGGCGGCGATCACGCCGGCGGTCGAGGCCGCGCAGCGGCTGATGGTGCGCGGCCTCACCGCGGCCGAGGCGAGTGAGCTGACCCGCCTGCTGCAGAAGGCGATCGCCGCCGGCAACGACCTCAGCCGCGCGCCGCTGCGGGATGGGGCGGCGACGGAACGGTGA
- a CDS encoding FAD-binding monooxygenase, giving the protein MQFHLNGFQPGDPEIFDAAERVASQGASGALPTEVDVLIVGCGPAGLNLAAQLSAFPDIKTCIVEQKPGRLLLGQADGIACRTMEMFHTYGFSERVLKEACWINETTFWKPDDKNSAHIVRSGRVQDVEDGLSEMPHVVLNQARVHDFFLDVMRRSAGKLEPHYARRLRDLQIDPAAGADDRAVTVSFDRIDPDHEGQVETIRARYVVGCDGARSTVRKSIGRELHGDSANHAWGVMDVLAVTDFPDIRFKSLIQSAKDGSLLVIPREGGYLVRLYVELAKLDVGERVAGRNITVDTLIEKANRILAPHTLEVKEVAWWSVYEIGQRICDKFDDVPDDEIATRLPRVFIAGDACHTHSPKAGQGMNVSMQDTFNLGWKLAAVLGKRCARQLLHSYSAERQAIAQELIDFDREWAAILASAAKQGGADAAKTQDYFVRHGRYTAGTATHYRPALLTGDATFQQLAAGFVIGKRFHSAPVIRLGDAKPVQLGHVIQADGRFRIFAFAGAEDPAAPQSGIRRLCRFLSEDAASPVRRYTSAGADIDSVIDLRAVFQQGHRELAIETMPELLVPKKGRYGLTDYEKMFCPDLKSGQDIFAIRGVDRKAGCMVVVRPDQYVADVLPLDDVRRLAAYFDGFMLPAGRGEG; this is encoded by the coding sequence ATGCAGTTTCATCTGAATGGATTCCAGCCGGGCGATCCCGAGATCTTCGACGCCGCCGAGCGCGTGGCGAGCCAGGGCGCCTCGGGCGCGCTGCCCACCGAGGTCGACGTTCTCATCGTCGGCTGCGGGCCGGCGGGGCTCAACCTCGCGGCGCAGCTCTCGGCATTCCCCGACATCAAGACCTGCATCGTCGAGCAGAAGCCGGGCCGGCTGCTGCTCGGCCAGGCCGACGGCATCGCCTGCCGCACCATGGAGATGTTCCACACCTATGGCTTCAGCGAGCGCGTGCTGAAGGAGGCGTGCTGGATCAACGAGACCACGTTCTGGAAGCCGGACGATAAGAACAGCGCGCACATCGTGCGTAGCGGCCGCGTGCAGGACGTCGAGGACGGCCTGTCGGAGATGCCGCACGTCGTGCTCAACCAGGCGCGGGTGCACGACTTCTTCCTTGACGTGATGCGCCGCTCGGCGGGCAAGCTCGAGCCGCATTATGCGCGGCGGCTGCGCGATCTCCAGATCGACCCGGCGGCGGGCGCTGACGATCGCGCGGTGACCGTCAGCTTCGACCGGATCGATCCTGATCATGAAGGCCAGGTCGAGACCATCCGGGCGCGTTATGTCGTCGGCTGCGATGGCGCCCGCAGCACGGTGCGCAAATCGATCGGCCGCGAGCTGCATGGCGATTCCGCCAACCACGCCTGGGGCGTGATGGACGTGCTCGCCGTGACCGACTTTCCCGACATCCGCTTCAAGTCGCTGATCCAGTCGGCAAAGGACGGCAGCCTCCTGGTGATCCCGCGCGAGGGCGGCTATCTGGTGCGGCTCTATGTGGAGCTGGCCAAGCTCGACGTCGGCGAGCGCGTCGCCGGCCGCAATATCACGGTCGATACGCTGATCGAGAAGGCGAACCGGATTCTTGCGCCCCATACGCTCGAGGTGAAGGAGGTCGCGTGGTGGTCGGTCTACGAGATCGGCCAGCGCATCTGCGACAAGTTCGACGACGTGCCGGACGACGAGATCGCAACAAGGCTGCCGCGCGTGTTCATCGCCGGCGATGCCTGCCACACCCACAGCCCGAAGGCCGGGCAGGGCATGAACGTGTCGATGCAGGACACCTTCAATCTCGGCTGGAAGCTCGCGGCTGTGCTGGGTAAGCGCTGCGCGCGGCAGCTCTTGCACAGCTACTCGGCGGAGCGGCAGGCGATCGCCCAGGAGCTGATCGATTTCGATCGCGAATGGGCCGCGATCCTCGCCTCCGCGGCCAAGCAGGGCGGCGCGGATGCGGCCAAGACGCAGGACTATTTCGTGCGCCACGGCCGCTACACCGCGGGCACCGCGACGCACTATCGGCCCGCGCTGCTCACCGGCGACGCGACGTTCCAGCAGCTCGCCGCGGGCTTCGTGATCGGCAAGCGCTTCCATTCGGCGCCGGTGATCCGGCTCGGCGACGCCAAGCCGGTGCAGCTCGGGCATGTGATCCAGGCCGATGGCCGCTTCCGCATCTTCGCCTTCGCGGGAGCTGAGGACCCGGCCGCGCCGCAGTCCGGCATTCGCCGCCTGTGCCGTTTCCTGAGCGAGGATGCGGCCTCGCCGGTGCGGCGCTACACGTCTGCCGGCGCCGACATCGACTCTGTGATCGATCTGCGCGCGGTCTTCCAGCAGGGCCATCGCGAGCTTGCGATCGAGACCATGCCGGAGCTGCTGGTCCCGAAGAAGGGCCGCTATGGCCTCACCGACTACGAGAAGATGTTCTGTCCTGATCTCAAGAGCGGCCAGGACATCTTTGCGATCCGCGGCGTCGATCGCAAGGCGGGGTGCATGGTCGTGGTGCGGCCCGACCAGTACGTCGCCGACGTCCTGCCGCTCGACGATGTCAGGAGGCTGGCCGCGTATTTCGACGGCTTCATGCTGCCGGCCGGCCGCGGCGAGGGATGA
- a CDS encoding PilZ domain-containing protein, which yields MLANRRKSERRLCKRIAKIQWGTGNLPRDCTITDISNGGVKVIAEFVEIPPQFTIVFGPDHSRKCRLAWRIGCEFGAEFVD from the coding sequence ATGTTGGCGAACCGTCGCAAAAGCGAACGTCGGCTGTGCAAGAGGATCGCGAAGATCCAGTGGGGGACCGGGAACCTGCCGCGGGACTGCACCATCACGGATATTTCCAACGGCGGCGTCAAGGTCATCGCGGAATTCGTCGAGATTCCTCCGCAGTTCACCATCGTCTTCGGGCCCGACCATTCGCGCAAGTGCCGGCTGGCGTGGCGCATCGGTTGCGAGTTCGGCGCCGAGTTCGTCGATTGA
- a CDS encoding tetratricopeptide repeat protein, with the protein MRARPSCSSHVLRPAAFALSFAVVLLGLGACQTTDLQEVTGALGGASDKSRPAAADPRADLDQLRDRFRATPNDPDNALRYGSALRATGQRSQAVAVLEQATIANPGNKVLLAGYGRALADNGNFQQAFDVLSRAHSPEDPDWRILSAQGATLDQLGRHEEARQYYATALKIAPDDPSVLSNLGLSYALSNELPKAEEQLRKANAHPDASPRVRTNLAVIVGLQGRMREAEGIARGGLPPEQASANVAYVKRILERRQVAQRELSPRRERPAAGEPDKALARALSRSDD; encoded by the coding sequence ATGCGTGCGCGGCCCTCTTGCTCTTCCCATGTCCTGCGGCCGGCCGCGTTCGCGCTGTCTTTCGCGGTCGTGCTGCTCGGTCTCGGCGCCTGCCAGACCACCGATCTCCAGGAGGTCACGGGGGCGCTCGGCGGCGCGTCCGACAAGAGCCGTCCGGCCGCCGCCGATCCGCGGGCCGATCTCGACCAGCTCCGCGACCGCTTCCGCGCCACTCCGAACGATCCCGACAACGCGCTGCGCTACGGCAGCGCGTTGCGCGCCACCGGGCAGCGCTCGCAGGCCGTCGCCGTGCTGGAGCAGGCGACCATCGCCAACCCCGGCAACAAGGTGCTGCTCGCAGGCTACGGCCGGGCGCTGGCCGACAACGGCAATTTCCAGCAGGCCTTCGACGTGCTGAGCCGGGCGCATTCGCCCGAGGATCCCGACTGGCGCATTCTGTCGGCGCAGGGCGCCACGCTCGACCAGCTCGGCCGCCACGAGGAGGCCCGTCAATACTACGCGACCGCGCTGAAGATCGCCCCCGACGATCCCTCGGTCCTCTCCAATCTCGGCCTGTCCTACGCGCTCTCCAACGAGCTGCCGAAGGCGGAGGAGCAGCTGCGCAAGGCCAATGCGCATCCGGATGCGAGCCCGCGGGTCAGGACCAATCTTGCCGTCATCGTCGGTCTGCAGGGTCGCATGCGCGAGGCCGAGGGCATTGCGCGGGGCGGGCTGCCGCCCGAGCAGGCCAGCGCCAACGTCGCCTATGTGAAACGGATCCTCGAGCGCCGGCAGGTCGCGCAGCGCGAGCTGTCGCCGCGCCGCGAGCGTCCCGCCGCCGGCGAGCCGGACAAGGCGCTGGCGCGGGCGCTCAGTCGCTCCGACGACTGA
- a CDS encoding AAA family ATPase encodes MINASRQSQDEQPGPSGPAADDHIAPVPRISMQAFCETEQTSAAILAASQDRRLGKAHITIKMGGMPRAIETYHSQPTPNVIVLETKPGGDIVGGLDDLASVCDPGTRVVLIGSMSDGVAYRELVRRGVNDYVIGPVETLDVIRSVCSLFSASESVITGRIIAVVGAKGGVGASTVAHNVAWSMARDLTLDSVVIDLDMAFGTAGLDYNQDPLQGIANAVFQPDRPDTALMERLLAKCTEHLNLLAAPATLDRVYDFGAEAFDAIFDTLRMTQQCIVLDVPHQWSAWTRHALINADDILVVAEPDLANLRNAKNLLSVLKSSRPNDRPPLYCLNQVGMPKRPEIDLKRFAKTVEAEPVAVIPFDCKLFGTAANNGQMIAEISGLNRTPKLFLDIANRLTGRIDQRPQRSSLLAPIARLLGVK; translated from the coding sequence ATGATCAACGCATCCCGTCAGAGCCAGGATGAGCAGCCCGGGCCGAGCGGCCCGGCTGCCGACGATCACATCGCGCCGGTCCCGCGCATCTCCATGCAGGCGTTCTGCGAGACCGAACAGACCTCGGCGGCGATCCTGGCGGCCAGTCAGGACCGCCGGCTCGGCAAGGCGCACATCACCATCAAGATGGGCGGCATGCCCAGGGCCATCGAGACCTACCATTCCCAGCCGACGCCCAACGTGATCGTTCTCGAAACGAAACCGGGCGGCGACATCGTGGGCGGGCTCGACGATCTCGCCAGCGTCTGCGATCCCGGCACCCGCGTCGTGCTGATCGGCAGCATGAGCGACGGCGTCGCCTATCGCGAACTGGTGCGGCGTGGCGTCAACGACTACGTGATCGGCCCGGTCGAGACCCTCGACGTCATCCGCTCGGTCTGCAGCCTGTTCTCAGCCTCGGAATCCGTCATCACCGGCCGCATCATCGCCGTGGTCGGAGCCAAAGGCGGCGTCGGCGCCTCGACCGTCGCGCACAACGTGGCGTGGAGCATGGCGCGCGATCTGACGCTCGATTCCGTCGTCATCGACCTCGACATGGCGTTCGGCACCGCCGGCCTCGACTACAATCAGGATCCGCTGCAGGGCATCGCCAACGCCGTATTCCAGCCGGACCGGCCGGATACGGCGCTGATGGAGCGCCTGCTCGCCAAATGCACCGAGCATCTGAACCTGCTCGCCGCGCCCGCCACCCTGGATCGCGTCTATGATTTCGGCGCCGAGGCGTTCGACGCGATCTTCGACACCCTGCGCATGACCCAGCAGTGCATCGTGCTCGACGTGCCGCACCAATGGTCGGCCTGGACGCGGCACGCGCTGATCAACGCCGACGACATCCTGGTGGTCGCGGAGCCGGATCTGGCCAATCTGCGCAACGCCAAGAACCTGCTGAGCGTGCTCAAATCCTCGCGTCCCAACGACCGGCCGCCGCTGTATTGCCTGAACCAGGTCGGCATGCCGAAACGGCCGGAGATCGATCTCAAGCGCTTCGCCAAGACGGTCGAGGCCGAGCCGGTCGCGGTGATCCCGTTCGACTGCAAGCTGTTCGGCACCGCCGCCAACAACGGCCAGATGATCGCGGAGATCTCCGGGCTGAACCGCACGCCGAAGCTGTTTCTCGACATCGCGAACCGGCTGACCGGCCGCATCGATCAGAGGCCGCAGCGCTCCTCACTGCTGGCGCCGATCGCCAGGCTGCTCGGCGTGAAATAG
- a CDS encoding CpaD family pilus assembly protein: MSGSSAANGRRAWRRIGALTGLALTLGACNYTSGEVVATIPDDYRMRHPIAIQEGQQSLVVFVGNGRGGLTYQQRTDVAGLARSWQREGTGAIVAEVPADTPNARAASDAYREIHATLTAGGVPSRAIALRHYTPDDPRLLAAVRLSYPKIAAVAGPCGLWPDDLGPNMHNPGYSNNLHYQNFGCATQRNLAAMIDNPADLEQPRAEMAAYTPRRSALFEKYRKGESTAVAYPEADKAKLSDTGK; encoded by the coding sequence ATGTCGGGTTCATCTGCAGCGAACGGTCGACGGGCGTGGCGCCGGATCGGCGCACTCACAGGTCTGGCGCTGACGCTCGGCGCCTGCAACTATACGAGCGGCGAGGTCGTTGCGACGATCCCGGATGACTACAGGATGCGCCATCCGATCGCCATCCAGGAGGGCCAGCAATCGCTCGTCGTGTTCGTCGGCAACGGACGCGGCGGCCTGACCTATCAGCAACGCACCGACGTCGCAGGTCTCGCCCGCTCCTGGCAGCGTGAAGGCACCGGCGCGATCGTCGCCGAGGTGCCGGCCGACACGCCGAATGCGCGCGCGGCCAGCGATGCCTATCGCGAGATCCACGCCACGCTGACCGCGGGCGGCGTTCCCTCCCGCGCCATCGCGCTGCGTCATTACACGCCCGACGATCCGCGGCTGCTCGCTGCGGTGCGGCTGAGCTATCCGAAGATCGCCGCGGTCGCCGGTCCCTGCGGACTGTGGCCGGATGATCTCGGACCGAACATGCACAACCCGGGTTACAGCAACAACCTGCACTATCAGAACTTCGGCTGCGCCACGCAGCGCAATCTGGCCGCGATGATCGACAATCCCGCCGATCTCGAGCAGCCGCGCGCGGAGATGGCCGCCTACACGCCACGGCGCTCCGCCCTGTTCGAGAAATATCGCAAGGGGGAATCGACGGCCGTGGCCTATCCGGAAGCCGACAAGGCCAAGCTCAGCGATACAGGCAAATGA
- a CDS encoding type II and III secretion system protein family protein gives MMGGHQRARMGTHVVRALSISAAFALALNPALAPVKAAEDRPDTPLVSAGSSKVRYLSLGIGKSVVVDFPQDVKDVLVADPKIANAVVRSARRAYIIGAAVGQTNVVFFDAEGQQVAAYDIAIKRDLNGVRQALSQSIPGVKIDGVGDGVILTGSVSSPVEAQQAGEIAGRLVGGADKVVNSIVVRGRDQVMLKVNVSEVRREVVKQLGIDLSASMSYGTAVVNFNNSNPFTALGKSLVGTNGLNVTGGGLSSVSATMRAMETAGVVKTLAEPNLTAISGESATFIAGGEFPIPGGYSCDPTTRVCSTSITYKKFGISLNFTPVVLGEGRISLRVMTEVSELSNDNAITVSYALTSASTSSVTIPAIRTRRAETTLEIPSGGSMAMAGLIQNQTKQAVNGLPGIDQLPVLGQLFRSQDYVNNETELMVMVTPYVVRAVAQKELSRPDDGFAPATDSESALLGRMNRLYGIAAKVDTATGQPAGFGFIID, from the coding sequence ATGATGGGTGGGCATCAACGCGCAAGGATGGGGACGCACGTCGTCCGCGCGCTATCCATTTCAGCGGCCTTCGCTCTGGCGCTCAATCCGGCGCTGGCGCCGGTGAAGGCTGCCGAGGACAGGCCGGATACGCCGCTCGTTTCGGCCGGCTCATCCAAGGTCCGCTATCTGTCGCTCGGCATCGGCAAGTCCGTCGTCGTCGACTTCCCGCAGGACGTGAAGGACGTGCTCGTTGCCGATCCCAAGATCGCCAACGCCGTCGTCCGTTCCGCGCGGCGCGCCTACATCATCGGTGCGGCCGTCGGCCAGACCAACGTGGTGTTCTTCGATGCCGAGGGACAGCAGGTCGCCGCCTACGACATCGCCATCAAGCGCGACCTCAACGGCGTCCGCCAGGCGCTCAGCCAGAGCATTCCCGGCGTCAAGATCGACGGCGTCGGCGACGGCGTGATCCTGACCGGATCGGTCTCCAGCCCGGTCGAGGCGCAGCAGGCCGGCGAGATCGCCGGGCGGCTGGTCGGCGGCGCCGACAAGGTCGTCAACTCGATCGTCGTGCGCGGCCGCGATCAGGTCATGCTGAAGGTCAACGTCTCCGAAGTCCGGCGCGAGGTCGTCAAGCAGCTCGGCATCGACCTCAGCGCCAGCATGAGCTACGGCACGGCCGTCGTGAACTTCAACAACTCCAATCCGTTCACGGCCTTGGGCAAGTCGCTCGTCGGCACCAACGGCCTCAACGTCACCGGCGGCGGCCTGTCGTCGGTCTCGGCGACGATGCGGGCGATGGAGACGGCCGGGGTCGTCAAGACGCTGGCCGAGCCGAACCTGACCGCGATCTCAGGCGAATCCGCGACCTTCATCGCCGGCGGCGAATTCCCGATTCCCGGCGGCTATTCCTGCGATCCCACCACGCGGGTCTGCAGCACGTCGATCACCTACAAGAAATTCGGCATTTCGCTCAACTTCACCCCGGTCGTGCTCGGCGAAGGCCGCATCAGCCTGCGGGTGATGACGGAAGTGTCGGAGCTGTCGAACGACAACGCGATCACGGTGTCCTATGCGCTGACGTCGGCCTCGACGTCGTCGGTCACGATCCCCGCGATCCGCACCCGCCGCGCCGAGACCACGCTGGAGATCCCCTCCGGCGGTTCGATGGCGATGGCCGGCCTGATCCAGAACCAGACCAAGCAGGCGGTCAACGGCCTGCCCGGCATCGATCAGCTGCCGGTCCTCGGACAGTTGTTCCGCAGCCAGGACTACGTGAACAACGAGACCGAGCTGATGGTCATGGTGACGCCCTATGTGGTTCGGGCCGTCGCCCAGAAGGAGCTGTCGCGTCCGGATGACGGCTTTGCGCCCGCAACCGACTCGGAGTCGGCGCTGCTCGGCCGCATGAACCGGCTCTACGGCATCGCCGCGAAGGTCGACACGGCCACCGGGCAGCCGGCCGGCTTCGGCTTCATCATCGACTGA
- the cpaB gene encoding Flp pilus assembly protein CpaB, with translation MMTARIVVLTIALGAGGVAAYLVSNSEGQPPAPVAPVAQLPTVDVLVAKGDIGLGQPIKPGDLVWQTWPEAASNIFIRRGDRPEAANQLVGSIARAPFVIGEPIREQKLVKADGSGFMAAILPAGMRAISTEISPETGAGGFILPNDRVDVILSKRDKNPDKPGGPDSVSSEIILTNVRVLAIDQAPKEKEGQNTVVGKTVTLELKPDQAETLARARQAGSLALALRSIADVNATDTSTAEAKEAKDAKEARRGNGIEIIRYGVTSSLTAQK, from the coding sequence ATGATGACCGCACGCATCGTGGTATTAACCATCGCTCTCGGCGCGGGTGGCGTTGCGGCCTATCTGGTCAGCAACTCCGAGGGCCAGCCGCCGGCGCCGGTCGCACCGGTCGCGCAGTTGCCGACCGTCGACGTGCTGGTCGCCAAGGGCGATATCGGACTGGGACAGCCGATCAAGCCGGGCGACCTCGTGTGGCAGACCTGGCCGGAAGCTGCGAGCAACATCTTCATCCGCCGCGGTGATCGGCCCGAGGCTGCAAATCAGCTCGTCGGCAGCATCGCGCGCGCGCCGTTCGTCATCGGCGAACCCATTCGCGAGCAGAAGCTGGTCAAGGCCGACGGCTCGGGCTTCATGGCGGCGATCCTGCCGGCGGGCATGCGCGCGATCTCCACCGAGATCTCGCCAGAGACCGGCGCCGGCGGCTTCATCCTGCCGAACGACCGCGTCGATGTCATCCTGTCGAAGCGCGACAAGAATCCCGACAAGCCGGGTGGCCCCGACTCCGTCAGCTCCGAGATCATTCTCACCAATGTCCGCGTGCTCGCGATCGACCAGGCGCCGAAGGAAAAAGAAGGCCAGAACACGGTCGTCGGCAAGACGGTGACGCTCGAGCTCAAGCCCGACCAGGCCGAGACCCTGGCGCGCGCGCGGCAGGCCGGCTCGCTGGCGCTGGCGCTGCGCAGCATCGCCGACGTGAACGCAACCGACACAAGCACTGCCGAAGCAAAAGAAGCGAAAGACGCCAAAGAAGCGCGGCGCGGCAACGGCATCGAGATCATTCGCTACGGGGTCACGAGCTCGCTCACGGCGCAGAAGTGA
- a CDS encoding PilZ domain-containing protein, with the protein MSVARFLKQRAVRIQTVGSYILPNWYDPEGRLRSFACRTTRVSPFRALLDVPVVGKVGDRLTSYFREFGKFEGEISDTVHGGFLLELEMTRAERAKLAEKLVWLEKKHKDPTVRDGRADTRYVPNTAHSALTMADGRIMSCFVIDVSMSGVAVSAEIQPEIGTPLAVGSCVGRVVRHFDDGFAVKFVDQLASAHDLERRVIRPPVHPARHRSTAHADEGRTETGEDFFMV; encoded by the coding sequence ATGTCAGTTGCCCGATTCCTGAAGCAGCGCGCCGTCAGGATCCAGACGGTGGGATCCTACATCCTGCCGAACTGGTATGACCCGGAGGGACGGCTGCGCTCCTTCGCCTGTCGCACGACGCGCGTGTCGCCGTTTCGTGCGCTGCTCGACGTGCCCGTCGTCGGCAAGGTCGGTGATCGACTGACCTCGTATTTCCGCGAGTTCGGCAAGTTCGAGGGCGAGATCAGCGACACCGTCCACGGCGGCTTTCTGCTCGAGCTGGAAATGACGCGTGCCGAGCGCGCCAAGCTTGCCGAGAAGCTCGTCTGGCTGGAGAAGAAGCACAAGGATCCGACGGTCCGCGACGGGCGCGCGGATACGCGCTACGTGCCGAACACGGCGCATTCCGCGCTGACAATGGCGGACGGCAGGATCATGTCCTGCTTCGTGATCGACGTGTCGATGTCGGGCGTCGCGGTGTCGGCGGAGATCCAGCCGGAGATCGGCACGCCGCTGGCGGTGGGCAGCTGTGTCGGTCGCGTCGTCAGGCATTTCGACGACGGCTTCGCCGTGAAATTCGTCGATCAGCTGGCGAGCGCGCACGATCTCGAGCGGCGCGTCATCAGGCCGCCGGTCCACCCGGCGCGACATCGGTCCACGGCGCATGCGGACGAGGGCCGCACCGAGACGGGCGAGGACTTCTTCATGGTGTGA